A segment of the Trifolium pratense cultivar HEN17-A07 linkage group LG7, ARS_RC_1.1, whole genome shotgun sequence genome:
ttttttttaaattattttgtaatactttgaattttttaaataaaaaatataaataagtaatcaaataactttatatagttttaaataaaaaacatgagaaaataataaagtttaattttttatatgaatcatgatcaaataaataatcaatgatatatacatgttagataagctaaataaatatatgatatatctcatacgtaaataataaaaataccattgcaaaataattatatttaatttcttataaaatttaaattaatatccatattttatgattttttaataattagtttactttaaaatattgtaattttagtataattttgattttttttatatcatgtaaattacaaaattacccttgtgagaaaatcacatgtatatttaaaaaattaattattttattattaatttactatcaaattattttattatttatattttattaattttcattttttttattttaagatatattttatagaataaatcagtaaaaaaaaaaaattatcttatcctagtggtaacccagctcaaattcaggataaaaattttaactagagagacagaaTAGGATAAGCTACatgattaacttatcatatcctgctgtgtcaccaaacactggactgaaataggatatgatacagttatcctatcatgtctcttatcatgtgcaccaaacggacccttaagatgttgacttcacaagtttcaagataataATACTATCTTTAGTTACCTTAACCGGGGgcggggcaccggttagcattttcctatttatatttatggtatgtttgataaaaataagctataacttATAAGccagcttatagctgaaaagctagcttatagctcatagctgaaaaactagttaattgaaattaaagtgtttgataaaattagcttttatagtggttaataaatataaaatgacataattgatagtgggtagtttcttttttagagtgggtagttattaaattaaagggtagaaatgaaataaagtgtaaaaaactataagctataagttcaaatgctacttgaaataacatctaaaaaaagttataagctaataAAAAAAGCTTGTTATCAAACACCTctaaacaagcttataagctcatataataagctataagctagcttatttgtgttaccaaacacaccattAAGCTTCAACGATTCAGTTTCGTCCAATTTATGCCCCACAAATCCGATTTAAAACCCAACAGTTCCAGGTCAATTAAAACATGGAAGATGCCAATTATGAACCCAGAATTGCTATATTACAAAATATTTCCAATACAGTTTTTACTTTAATCCTGACTAAAAGGGTCTAAAACTAAATGCCCAACACTTAAAATCTCAAAACATGGGaacaatttttatattatggACACTATTTCAATCTACTCAAATATCAGAAAGCCTACAAATTCAATAAAATGAAGATTTCTCATACTATTTTGCAATAATaatgttttaaatttaaatcaaaataaaatcttcaaaattaccgaaaatgaaaaaaatgaagaacaaacaagGCAATAAAGGTTCTTATATCAAATGttagaaagaaaagaatgatGCTTTGTataattacaaatttacaatcaCAAAACgtagaaagaaaagaatcaaaatttttgtttcaaaaaaaaaaaaagaatcaaaattttaattattatcaaaatattaacttttatattattttttagcgTGCGTACGTATGCTTATATATGGTTTAGATTTATGATTCATCAATACACAAAAATCACCCTTCCTGTATAtatcttctcttttcttttcttttttttacaaagacaCTTAACTAATTTCTTTATTCAAAATAGGATCAGTACAAGCCAGAGAAATCTCAAAATACGGTGACGAGTATTTAGCTACCTAGTCAGTGTACTACAATAATATGCAAGGTTTATCTTTTATACAAGATgagtaatttatttaaaaaatattgatattttagctaaatatttttttttttatgaacttgCTTTAGTTATAGATGAAAATACATGTCGACATAGAGAtcataaagaaaacaaaatacatgtCGATATAAACAACTATTCacacattattttttaatcttttttataaaattcttgTCATTTTTTGCAGCCAAATCCTTGTTCTAGATTCaagaaattttataatataaaacccGGAGATGACTAAGCAAAAGAagaatagaatgaaaaaggtATATATAAAGTTCATCAATGATTATAGACAGATTCATGATTCATCCATTCATAGCCGAGATGCATGCAGGacttttgatgaaaaagtggaAATAATTTAGAGTGAAATATGGCGGGATTCCATTTGCTGTTCCTTCTCGTTTGCTTGCGCGCGAGGCTCGTGATATTACCTAGAAAGTTTCAAGTGTTATTTTGTCGGACAAACAACCATTTTAGTCCTTCAATTAGAGTTGTACAATCGGTTAGCCCAACTTGGGCCAGACAAAATAGATGAGCCAGATCGAATTCAAGATAATTTGGGATTTGAGTGAAAAGTTTATTTAGATTTGGGGTTTTAGGGTTGTTGATAAtttggaattttaatttttaataagatgaatcttctttgtttgtttaagaaagaagatgaagatatgaagaaattgatgaatatgatgaatatattcatcaaaattatgagatttatttaattttaataaaaaagtattttaaaaaatagaattcagcatttttttaacaaaaaaaaaaaagagaaaaagggtTTATATGTGaatgttataaaatataaatgacctaaataggaaaaaaaagaagatcaaagatcaaaatgttacaataaataaaataaaggaccaaagtgttacaaaacaagataaatacataaagtgttcaaaaaaataagataaagtaCATACAATATAATTTTGCCTAAAATCAATTGTTCATGATCTCAACCGTTCGTTTATGATCAGACGACCGATGCAATAAATGGGTTAACATAGAAatccttttctttattttggaaTATACAAAGAGTCAAAGAGTAtgattcattaaaaaatataaagcaTAACTAAATATGAAGTTTTCTCTTCCTAaagaatatcattttttttgttgaaatagtTAGAGATAGGTATACCCATTTAAAAATAGGGTTATATTAAGAAGTGCACTAAATGTTATAGTTAACACaataaattaatgaaatgcattaagcttgtttggtttaaaaaaaaaaacaaaaaaagaacatttgcattaaaaataataatttttattacaccactaataattttcttaaaaaccATTATTGcactattttagtttttgttaaaaaatattagtatgtGTTAAAAGTTTCATATTAGTCAAGAAAAATCATCTGAATTTGCATTTTTAATTAAGTGGAAGTAATTCTGATTTTATAAGTTGATTTTGTAAGTTTGAATTATATCTAACTCAATATTTTAAGAGTGTGCTAACTAGTTTTTGATATTTCAAAATAGTAGTAATTTTATGAATTGAGTACCTCAAAGCTCTTTATAAACAAGAATGGTAGATAGGACCTACCTTGTTTAGAAAAGAGGTTGTTTACTTTAGAGCACGGTGCATAATGTTACCTCTAGATGTATGGTTCGTGGCtttttgttaattgttttaAGAACACTAATAACTAACAAACAAAGCACAAGAAGACGAAAGTTGGAGATCAAATAATACTAGATTGGTGGTTTTTGGTGCTAGCATAGTCCAGAATCACAAATAATAAGATATTGTGGGCTGTCACATTGAGCtgatttttataaaactatGGTATAGAGAAAAATACGAAAAACTAATACCACTTTGTGTCGGGGAGGTAGGAAGAAAACTGCCGCGGTTTTCTAACACACCACCAtttatatattcattcattttcagCCACGTTATAACTTAATTTTGTCACTTTCTCTTCCAACTTGGATGTCTAAATCTATACGTACTCTGATTTGTATTTTTCCTTTGTTATACTTTTTACACTCTTCgattctatatataagaaatatttcactttttagattcattgtagaattgatgtatttagattatattattgtctagatacatcaattctataatgaatctaaaaagtcaattttttcttatatagagGATCGGATGAAGTATTTGTTATATGAGACTGACTATTGGGCGTAATCAGAAACAATAGGAGGTGTAACTagcaaaaatttcatacattttCCATGTTTAATTATTGGTTAATCTTctctgccaactgagctaagctcacatgATAACGGTTGAGACTTTTAGTTGAAGTAACTACTCCCATACACACgccaaaaatttcataatatcACTCCAAAATTAATTAGACAAAGATTTGATGGAAAACTATGTAAGTATAGTAATTAAGGGCGGATCAAGCAATCGAAAAAGAGACACCCCATGCACCCTTGATTAAACCATATTTAtggtgtgtatatatatatatatatatatatttaaatgctACTCCACATATGTCCTTGAGATACTATAAACAATCAAAGAATAGCACATTGGCACGAGTTAATATAGGATTCAGTAACAGTTTCTGACCGTCCAATTAAAATGGATGATTGTAATTAAGATAAAATTTGACTACTTGCATAGTAACTGCAtgtctgataaaaaaaatgtgatcaAGATCCTTTATTGCGTGTAATACACAATCTCCAGGTCCTATCTATTGGTACTACAACCTGAAATTTGTACTATCATAGAATAGCACAGTACTACTCTCAGAAAGGAGTATTGAGTCTAACTCATCTTTACAAAGCACTATTGGGTTTGGTgtgtggatataaacggtaggtggctcgatagcggaaacctgataacatgGCTCAATGGATTGTGAAGAGACTCTGATATCATCTTGgaaatgagtattgggtctaactaATGCTTACAAAACCAGTTTGTAAAGTGGAGATTATCTCTAGTATATAAATACTTTGTCATACTATCTTTcgaccgatgtgagactcttaagaAGAATAGCACAGTACTGTACTACAACCTGAAATGTCCTGCAACTAAGGGAGTAAGCAAACTTGGTTTACTACACAAACTTTTTGTGAATTCTTAGAAGGTAATGATTGGTTTTCTCCTTTAATGATTGGTGCATTAGTGCATAGTTTGGCCGCCGGGAGAAATTTGTAGAGAAAAGAAAGTCATGGTTTCAGGGGACGTGTCATCTAAATTTCAAACTTGATCATGGAACTTTTAACACTGCTCATTCTTTTTGTAATTGTCgcttatatataattatatattatagtaatCTTTAGCTTTTTTACGAAGCAAAATCTTTTTGAATGTCATAGAATCATTGTTCTAACCAATCATATTCTATGACGTAACAAACGAGTTCTACTATTACATGAGTACCTGTCattctatttataataatatggcATTTTCTACATAATATTAgtagtaaaattaaaattattttgtgcaTAATTATTCTAAGATATGTCAAAGAGTGTTCTTATCTCATcgataaagaaagaaaaaaaaactatgttaaAAATGGCCAATTCAATTTGTAAAATTGTATAGTTTTTGGCTTTTTTAACATtacaaatttaatcaattaaCTAGGACGGTGCAGCAAGCAACGACATGTCGGTACATGACGACCAAGGGGTCTAAGACAAGGTGAGGTGACATAAGTGTTAAGACTACGGACAACAAAAACAATGGGTTATATGCAAGTTTTTGGTGGTGCATCGTATATGTCGTCTATAATTTTGGTCATATATGTTCTTATGTTGTGTATACTCAAGAACACTTATATGAGATGACGCATGTCTCTTATAGCTTAACTAATGTCATGAGTTCGATCTCTGGTTTGGGCATGCAAAAATGTTAAAACTCAATGGAAGAGTTTGCCACTCTTTTGAGTCTCATAAGGTTCAAGGGATTAGTCTATGCAATTGCATGCATGCAGATGATACATGatttacctaaaaaaattaaaataaaaagctgACCTAGttattattgaattaattaTTCCATAAAAAAGAAGTATATATTGATGCCTCTCTAAAAACAAGTTTATATAGATGCCTATTCTAAACTTATTGACAATTATCTGTCCGGTGCATGAGAATTGCAAGAGTTAGTACAATTGGCCCTATAAGTGATTGCCACACAATGTGAACATTCATatccattgaattattttagaCTCACTTAATTGTTCATATGCAGTTTTTGAAGACAAAAATGGCGAGGGAGATTTTCATGCTTTATTTTATACAGATATGGTTGACAAGCACTCCTCTGCTATACAAGGCTATACCATTATCATAGTCATAGCTAAAATTAATTGCTACTACATGTAGATGATTACTAATTAGCTTGTCCATGTGTCTTAAATTCTTCACATGATGATCATAATTCAAAATTGAATTCATTTTACCCGTTAGCACAGCATAGTATGACTAGCTAGTAATCATATCCAAAGAAGATTGATCGTTTACTGACACGACACTAACATTTATATTGACACATAGATATTAATTTGAATAAGTTAAAGTAAGTTACTGTGAATGAACGTAATCACTAATCCACACGTGttattaatattgaattttgatGTTAGACACTGACATATGTAAGACATTTCGTGCACACCTTCATTCTGAAGTGTCGATGCTACATGTACATGTAATGTACGTAAATATTGCGTGACATATAACTTTTCCCTGGGGTCAAATACAATCTGCTTGGAAATCATGTGCATGTACGTTTCTAGCTAGCTATGTTTAACAACCAAGAAAAACCGCTTGAAATTACAACGGCTGATAATAAGAACAATACCACTACTTTAATTGTCATTTAGTGGATTAATTAGGATCAGAAATCATGAATACAGTTAAGAAATTAATCATAAGAGTATAGCCGAAATTGGAACAAAGACTAATGAACCCTttaaataccagtagtagttaaAGAGAAACCAAAAGGGCAAGCTAGGAAATGTCTATGATGTTGCTTATTCCTACAATAGAACAAACCAAATACATACGCCAAAGTTACACGATCTATAACATATACTAAATTTGTATTACACTGTTACTTTATTCATATATGCATATAAATATAATGTTATGGATTTTCATCAGGATTCCCTCCATCCACACACATTCAAGACATAGGTGGCTATTCAATCAAGATTGGACGTTCAAATTTAAGCTCAATATTTTGAATtctataagtaaaaataaaaatatacgtAGTATTTAAGAAAAGGAATAATAATGTCACCAACAATTCAGAAAGAGGGGTATAAAACCCACAAAAGGAACAATACATGCAGATGGATACACCGgtacataaaaagaaaataacaaggCCAAGATCACCTATAAGTAATCACCTAGCGGCCCCTAAACACAAATGAGATACTAAGCCCTCCCCCAAAAGAAGGAGAGACGAAGAGGAGATCGAAAAGATGAAGGTAGAAAAAGCAGGTTCACACCCCTCAAAGACCACCAAAAACCATAATAACCACTTCACAAGACCGTAACAGCTCCAACACAAAATCGGTTGCACTTTCAACTCATTTTATTTTggtatgtttgattttgatcGAATAACCATCAATATTTTGAGTGTGTGACCGCAAAGAATCTAATTCCACATGCATATGTCCTAGTCTAGCCAGAGATTAGAGGTACCATACTTATAGCTTTCATGGCTTCATTCCTAGCTAGAACTATTAAATTGAAGAACATGTAGAATTTCcatcaaactaattaatacaTATAGGAGTGGTGTAGTGTAGAAAGAACAAAACAAGATCACCAACTCATTTGAATTTTGTGAGCTACGCCCAACTTTGTAGGCATTGGAAAAGTAGGGCCCAGATGAGAAATTATGTTCAAAGGTTGTGAGAAATCTACAAAAATTAATATCACAGAATTTTAAACATACAAAGAACCTGGcaggtttttatttttaaaagtaataatattaATCCTTTTTGTTTCCAGACAGTTGTGAGGGTCAAAGTTTTGTAACAAAATGCCAATTAATTTCTAtagttttgtgttttttattgcAGAGATTTCGGTGAAAAAGACATAAACGTCCACTGTGAAATTATAAAGTAGATTCCCTTTATGTCTTAGATTAGACTATAGAGTATAGACACTATATGAATACAACAttatacataaaatataaaatcaatattttctgtatttttataataatcaatATATCCTTGTTAAGACGTTTGATATTAAATTAGATGATCTCAACatgaatttataaaattgaaataatttttatctTACAAATCGATTTGATAGGTTGAGTTAGGCTGAACTCttaattttaagatggtatcagagcatctcTAAGATTCGTTGGGCTACCCGCTATCGAGTTTTCGTTATCGAGTTACCCACCGTTTATTTTCACGCACCAAACCCAATAGTGTTTGTCGTGAGCGGATGTATTAAGAAGTTCCACATTGAATATAAGATGACTTGGTCATGAATTTATAAAACAGAAATATTCTTcatcttacaagccgattttgtaggattgagttaggTTCTCCGGCATCAGTtctaatagtaaaaaaaaaccttgCTGTATTCCCCTATAAATTCTTCATCTTATAGTATTATACTCTCAAAAGGTGTTTCTTAAAGAATTAGCATTACCATTCACAACACATACACGTGCACAATCTCAacagagagagaaaaaaaagatgGAGTTCTATGATGAGAATTTCATGGAGGAATTAATGGCACTAAGAAGAGAAACATATGAAATTACAAATCCAAGTCAAGAAGAAAATCAATTCTTCTCATCAACAACTAATAGCTTGAGTTTTGATAACTGTTTTGATCAAAACTCTTTATCTTATCTACCAAACTCTTCTTGTAGTCAACAACTTCCTCAAAGCTACAACAACAATGATCACTACAATAACACTTTCAATGAAATCTATGGTTCTTTACTCGATGAATCTTCGACACCCCAGATTCTCGATTCATACTATAATAGTACTGTCGACGCGCCATTTATTTCTCAAGAAGATTTTCCTTTGTCCATGATGggagaagaagaagatcaaAGTTTGCTTGGTGAAGAGCTTCAGAATTTGGAGCTTCAAACAACATGCAAAATGGAGCCAACACAATCACCTGAAATGCCTATAGTTTTCAACACTGGTACTAGTTTGGAGAGAAACAACCGAGCGAAGAAACTTCAAGGACAACCGTCGAAGAACCTAATGGCGGAGAGGAGAAGACGAAAGAGATTAAATGATCGTCTTTCAATGCTACGAGCAATTGTCCCTAAGATAAGCAAGGTAAGTacatatgcattttttttttttggatagacAGATGTT
Coding sequences within it:
- the LOC123893627 gene encoding transcription factor bHLH93-like, translating into MEFYDENFMEELMALRRETYEITNPSQEENQFFSSTTNSLSFDNCFDQNSLSYLPNSSCSQQLPQSYNNNDHYNNTFNEIYGSLLDESSTPQILDSYYNSTVDAPFISQEDFPLSMMGEEEDQSLLGEELQNLELQTTCKMEPTQSPEMPIVFNTGTSLERNNRAKKLQGQPSKNLMAERRRRKRLNDRLSMLRAIVPKISKMDRTAILGDTIDYMKELLEKINNLQQEIELDSNMTSIVKDVKPNEILIRNSPKFEVERSADTRVEICCAGKPGLLLSTVNTLEALGLEIQQCVISCFNDFTMQASCSEELERRTMLSSEDIKQALFRSAGYGGRCL